In the genome of Streptacidiphilus rugosus AM-16, one region contains:
- a CDS encoding APC family permease — translation MATSTAPSGTPQHALKREIGLIGLTWTSVGSIIGSGWLFGALFAAQAAGTAALVSWGIGAVAITILAFVHAELGAAYPVAGGTGRFPHYAFGTAAGASFGWFSWLQAVTVAPIEVMASLNYLSVHADWIQTGKNHLTGAGYALAVAFMAFFVLVNWFGIKVLAHTNSAATWWKIGVPLLTIAALAITNFHGSNFGYQGFSPFGAKGVLSAVSTSGIIFALLGFEQADQLAGESANPKRDIPRAVIGSIFIGAFIYIALQVVFIAALPHSAFAQGWANLTFTGKAGPFAGLATTVGLGWLATILYIDAVVSPAGTGLIYVTATSRVSYGLSRNGYVPEIFEKTTKRGVPWFSLFFAFAMGLIVFLPFPTWQKLVGFITSASVLMYAGAPLAFGALRKNDPDRERPYRLPGGNFWSPVAFIVANLIIYWSGFDTLWRLGIGIVLGYLLLGASTAFKLNPKAPHLDWRAAQWLPVYLVGLGLISWQGGFCSSGPASTVSCGATNNIGLWWDIGLVALFSLVIYYWAQAVRLPASETQEYIGAGDQFTEPEDPHLPPSKPTF, via the coding sequence ATGGCCACGTCGACAGCCCCCTCCGGAACGCCCCAGCACGCCCTGAAACGTGAAATCGGGCTGATCGGACTGACCTGGACCTCGGTGGGGTCCATCATCGGCTCAGGTTGGCTCTTCGGCGCCCTCTTCGCAGCACAGGCCGCCGGAACCGCGGCTCTCGTCTCCTGGGGTATCGGCGCCGTCGCCATCACCATTCTGGCCTTCGTGCACGCCGAACTCGGCGCCGCCTATCCGGTGGCGGGCGGCACGGGCCGATTCCCTCACTACGCGTTCGGCACAGCGGCCGGCGCGTCCTTCGGCTGGTTCTCCTGGCTGCAGGCCGTGACCGTCGCCCCCATCGAGGTCATGGCCTCACTGAACTACCTGAGCGTCCACGCGGACTGGATCCAGACCGGGAAGAACCACCTGACCGGCGCCGGATACGCGCTGGCCGTGGCTTTCATGGCCTTCTTCGTGCTGGTGAACTGGTTCGGCATCAAGGTGCTCGCGCACACCAACAGCGCGGCCACCTGGTGGAAAATCGGGGTGCCGCTCCTGACCATCGCGGCTCTCGCGATCACCAACTTCCACGGAAGCAATTTCGGCTACCAGGGCTTCTCCCCGTTCGGCGCGAAGGGCGTGCTCTCCGCGGTGAGCACCAGCGGAATCATCTTCGCCCTGCTGGGATTCGAGCAGGCCGACCAACTGGCCGGTGAGAGCGCGAATCCCAAACGCGACATCCCCCGCGCGGTGATCGGTTCGATCTTCATCGGCGCGTTCATCTACATCGCGCTGCAGGTCGTCTTCATCGCGGCACTGCCGCACAGCGCCTTCGCCCAGGGCTGGGCCAACCTGACCTTCACCGGAAAGGCGGGCCCGTTCGCCGGCCTGGCCACCACGGTCGGGCTCGGCTGGCTGGCCACGATCCTCTACATCGATGCGGTCGTCTCCCCGGCCGGAACCGGCCTGATCTACGTCACCGCGACCTCCAGGGTCTCCTACGGGCTGTCCCGCAACGGCTACGTGCCGGAGATCTTCGAGAAGACGACCAAACGCGGTGTTCCGTGGTTCAGCCTCTTCTTCGCCTTCGCCATGGGCCTGATCGTCTTCCTGCCGTTCCCGACCTGGCAGAAGCTGGTCGGCTTCATCACCTCGGCGAGCGTGCTGATGTACGCGGGCGCGCCGCTGGCCTTCGGAGCGCTGCGCAAGAACGACCCGGACCGCGAGCGCCCCTACCGGCTGCCCGGCGGCAACTTCTGGTCGCCCGTCGCCTTCATCGTGGCCAACCTGATCATCTACTGGTCCGGCTTCGACACGCTGTGGCGGCTCGGCATCGGCATCGTGCTCGGCTACCTGCTGCTGGGCGCCTCGACGGCGTTCAAGCTCAACCCGAAGGCGCCGCACCTGGACTGGCGGGCGGCCCAGTGGCTGCCGGTCTACCTGGTCGGGCTCGGCCTGATCTCCTGGCAGGGCGGCTTCTGCAGCTCCGGTCCGGCGTCCACGGTGTCCTGCGGCGCCACCAACAACATCGGACTGTGGTGGGACATCGGCCTGGTGGCCCTGTTCAGCCTGGTCATCTACTACTGGGCGCAGGCGGTCAGGCTGCCCGCCTCGGAGACCCAGGAGTACATCGGCGCGGGCGACCAGTTCACCGAGCCGGAGGACCCGCACCTGCCGCCGAGCAAGCCCACCTTCTGA